From Synechococcus sp. A10-1-5-1, a single genomic window includes:
- a CDS encoding fatty acid desaturase, with the protein MAAFSSVPSVVKALRHELNSLSGAPTRFGYLRLLILLLTLALGIFLYWVPHFFLLRAIGLFLIAAAVTFLLIASHEACHGTLLGLPALEFVFSLLIGWPMAWPSSSYRLLHLRHHSWNSIDPRDPERVQPLPGTLGSLGWKARHPLWWHVFVLGGIGLIVHTFHASFVLRSTDFRLSRCLFVDLAGIAVTQALFLALATYLHCLPQYLFSWIVVERLAGGFLQLRALIEHWGLAANCPHPILTQLYASSTIHVPNWVNFFMGGLPYHSVHHAFPAIPASALPAATRRVEALIASYQLRPLPTYPSYWAAIRTLA; encoded by the coding sequence ATGGCGGCTTTCTCTTCCGTGCCTTCAGTGGTGAAGGCCCTTCGTCATGAATTGAATTCTTTAAGTGGAGCTCCCACCCGTTTTGGTTATCTCCGCCTTCTGATCCTTTTACTTACCCTGGCTTTAGGCATATTCCTTTATTGGGTCCCTCATTTCTTCTTGCTTCGTGCCATTGGCTTATTTCTAATTGCAGCTGCAGTAACTTTTTTGTTGATTGCAAGCCATGAGGCATGTCATGGAACTCTGCTCGGGTTGCCTGCTCTTGAGTTTGTTTTCTCATTGCTGATTGGGTGGCCCATGGCTTGGCCTTCCTCCAGTTATCGCCTCCTTCATCTTCGCCACCATTCTTGGAATTCCATCGATCCCCGTGACCCTGAACGTGTCCAGCCCCTCCCAGGCACGTTGGGCTCGCTTGGTTGGAAGGCTCGTCATCCCCTGTGGTGGCATGTGTTCGTCCTTGGCGGTATCGGTCTGATTGTTCATACATTTCATGCTTCCTTCGTCTTGCGCTCAACTGATTTTCGTTTAAGCCGATGTCTGTTCGTTGACCTCGCCGGTATTGCCGTCACACAGGCTCTATTCCTTGCTCTCGCAACCTACCTTCACTGCCTTCCCCAATATCTCTTTTCATGGATTGTTGTTGAACGTCTGGCTGGCGGTTTCCTTCAGCTACGTGCTCTTATCGAGCATTGGGGTTTAGCCGCCAATTGCCCTCATCCCATTCTGACGCAGCTCTACGCTTCAAGCACCATTCATGTCCCTAATTGGGTCAACTTTTTCATGGGTGGCCTTCCCTATCACAGTGTTCACCATGCTTTTCCTGCGATTCCTGCCTCTGCTCTCCCTGCTGCGACCCGTCGAGTGGAAGCTCTAATTGCTTCTTACCAGCTCCGGCCTCTGCCGACTTATCCAAGTTATTGGGCTGCCATCCGCACTTTGGCTTGA
- the cfa gene encoding cyclopropane fatty acyl phospholipid synthase produces MKIPLALTSATKAADVQFNGRRPWDVQVNNPRLYGEILRRGSLGFGDGYMNGDWDCDDLCELINRLLRAKANRPLSWWTRTAEGWRWVQERLVNQQSEERTRKRTSQHYDINPELYRAMLGKTMTYSCGYWRNAKSLDQAQEAKLELICKKLELKEGERLLDLGCGWGSLAKHAAENYGARVTGITVSREQAAYLKEQTTWQDIRVKVCDYRHLNDLGEEPFDKIASVGMYEHVGRLNDKRFYDVISKALKPEGLALIHTIGSVETTHRTDKWIDRYVFPGGRLPSAVDLCKGLEKKFIIEDWESFGTDYERTLRCWHENLVQSKQDQDLVLDDRGYRFWKFYLLSCAGFFRSRQGQLWQVVLSRPERTDTYRSWRPARTRDEECPALQVEAFKGQLSCSDGKERKIEGKLRASL; encoded by the coding sequence ATGAAGATTCCCTTGGCACTGACATCAGCTACTAAGGCTGCAGATGTCCAGTTCAATGGAAGACGGCCATGGGATGTTCAGGTCAACAACCCAAGACTTTATGGGGAGATCCTACGTCGAGGGTCTTTGGGGTTTGGCGATGGATATATGAATGGAGACTGGGACTGTGATGACCTCTGCGAGCTGATTAACCGTCTATTAAGGGCTAAGGCGAATCGACCTTTGAGCTGGTGGACGAGAACAGCTGAAGGCTGGAGATGGGTGCAAGAGAGACTTGTCAATCAGCAGTCAGAAGAAAGAACGCGTAAAAGAACGAGCCAGCACTACGACATTAATCCAGAGCTATATAGAGCGATGCTAGGGAAAACCATGACCTACAGCTGTGGTTATTGGCGTAATGCAAAGAGCCTAGACCAAGCACAAGAAGCAAAACTAGAGTTGATATGCAAGAAACTAGAGTTGAAAGAGGGTGAAAGGCTATTAGACCTGGGATGCGGATGGGGCTCACTGGCGAAACATGCAGCCGAGAACTACGGAGCAAGAGTCACTGGAATAACAGTGTCGAGAGAGCAGGCTGCATATCTCAAGGAGCAAACGACATGGCAAGACATCAGGGTCAAGGTATGTGACTATCGGCATCTCAATGACTTAGGTGAGGAGCCATTTGACAAGATTGCTTCGGTTGGCATGTATGAGCATGTAGGAAGGCTGAACGATAAAAGGTTCTATGACGTGATCAGCAAGGCCTTAAAGCCGGAGGGATTGGCACTCATCCACACAATTGGTTCAGTCGAGACAACGCATCGGACGGATAAGTGGATCGATCGCTATGTCTTTCCTGGGGGCCGACTTCCATCAGCGGTGGATCTCTGCAAAGGACTAGAGAAGAAGTTCATCATTGAAGACTGGGAAAGCTTCGGCACCGACTACGAAAGGACCTTGCGCTGTTGGCATGAAAACCTAGTTCAATCAAAACAAGACCAAGATTTGGTTCTTGACGATCGAGGCTACCGATTCTGGAAGTTCTACCTACTGAGTTGTGCAGGTTTTTTTAGATCGCGACAAGGTCAGCTGTGGCAAGTGGTACTGAGCAGGCCAGAGCGAACTGATACTTATCGGTCATGGAGACCTGCAAGAACTAGAGATGAGGAATGTCCTGCGCTGCAAGTTGAGGCATTCAAAGGTCAACTGAGCTGCAGCGATGGAAAAGAACGGAAGATTGAAGGCAAGCTAAGAGCCAGCCTTTAA
- a CDS encoding RNA polymerase sigma factor RpoD/SigA, with protein MGDTFGDYLRTIGRVPLLTAQEEIHLGLIVKEWKETDGPSRSLEKRGKRAMNRIVTANLRLVVTVCLKYKRRLSQYGHDPMDLVQAGNLGLLRASEKYDPSRGYKFSTYAYWWIRQSINRHLQEHSGNMRIPPTLTNLAQKVHMAQSVSEDGTTLEELAGALGESSKRILHALTVNYRGNTVSLDQQLSSSDGSMTLLDTVSDGIGPEIEEDYTWMHDQMEILSTPEFDVIRLRYGEEKQRSYADVAKLMGRSKDQVQRLERYALIKLRKKIMPMLNPELTTWSEQAKAPKNV; from the coding sequence ATGGGCGATACCTTCGGGGACTATCTACGTACGATTGGAAGGGTACCGTTATTGACGGCGCAGGAGGAGATTCATCTCGGCTTAATTGTGAAGGAGTGGAAGGAGACAGACGGACCCTCGCGCTCGTTAGAGAAGAGAGGGAAGAGAGCAATGAATAGGATTGTCACAGCAAATTTGCGTTTGGTGGTGACTGTCTGCCTAAAATACAAAAGACGGCTAAGTCAATACGGTCATGACCCGATGGATCTTGTTCAGGCAGGAAACCTAGGATTGCTGAGAGCATCAGAGAAATATGATCCCAGTCGGGGATATAAGTTTTCTACGTATGCGTACTGGTGGATAAGGCAGTCAATTAATAGACACTTGCAAGAACATAGTGGAAATATGCGGATACCTCCAACGCTGACTAACCTGGCGCAAAAGGTTCACATGGCTCAGAGCGTAAGTGAGGATGGGACGACATTGGAGGAGCTGGCGGGAGCATTAGGTGAATCGTCCAAGAGAATCTTGCACGCGCTGACAGTAAACTATCGTGGCAACACTGTGTCACTCGATCAACAGCTTTCAAGTTCAGATGGGTCGATGACCTTACTCGATACAGTGTCAGATGGGATTGGGCCAGAAATCGAAGAAGACTACACCTGGATGCACGATCAGATGGAGATTCTGTCAACACCAGAGTTTGATGTGATAAGGCTGCGTTATGGGGAAGAAAAACAACGGTCCTACGCTGATGTCGCAAAGCTGATGGGTCGCTCAAAAGACCAAGTGCAGCGCCTCGAACGTTACGCGCTCATCAAATTGAGGAAGAAGATTATGCCCATGCTGAATCCAGAGTTGACAACCTGGAGTGAACAGGCCAAAGCCCCAAAGAATGTCTAA
- a CDS encoding sensor domain-containing diguanylate cyclase: MSLTAEVFDAPITMISLVDQQRQWFLASNGLNVTETPREVAFCAYTINQDKSLIVPDAKVDYRFRQNPLVTGSPYIRFYAGTPLKSTRGHNLGTLCIVDNKERELNEKEVRILELLAQLVIRELELRRKALICPLTEVFNRESFLQLAKIETQEAKDKGKGLSLLLFDIDNFGQINNRWGHEAGNRVLKEICSAVKSLLEESDLFGRVGDNEFAVLMLDREMESCLELSERIRVVLEEQKGVFDHSDYQPLMSGGLTNMSTTDNSFFEILKRSQDALDLAKGNGRNQVVRMLSQ; encoded by the coding sequence GTGAGTCTGACCGCAGAAGTTTTTGATGCTCCAATAACAATGATATCTTTGGTGGATCAGCAACGTCAGTGGTTTTTGGCTAGTAACGGATTGAATGTGACAGAAACGCCGAGAGAAGTAGCATTCTGCGCTTACACAATCAATCAGGACAAGTCTCTGATCGTTCCAGACGCAAAAGTCGACTATCGCTTCAGACAAAATCCACTTGTAACAGGCTCACCGTATATACGCTTCTATGCAGGAACACCACTGAAGTCAACTAGAGGTCACAATTTGGGGACGCTGTGCATTGTCGATAACAAGGAACGAGAACTGAACGAGAAAGAAGTCAGGATCTTAGAATTATTAGCTCAATTGGTAATACGTGAACTGGAGTTAAGGCGCAAGGCCTTGATCTGCCCACTGACTGAAGTATTCAACAGAGAGAGCTTTTTGCAACTTGCAAAGATCGAGACGCAAGAAGCGAAAGACAAAGGGAAAGGGCTAAGCCTACTGTTATTTGACATCGATAACTTTGGTCAAATCAACAATCGATGGGGACATGAGGCGGGGAATCGGGTATTAAAGGAAATCTGTAGTGCGGTAAAGTCCTTACTCGAGGAAAGTGATTTATTTGGCCGAGTTGGTGATAACGAGTTTGCTGTCTTAATGCTAGACAGAGAGATGGAGTCATGCCTCGAGTTATCAGAGAGGATAAGAGTAGTCTTAGAAGAGCAGAAAGGTGTCTTTGATCATTCGGACTATCAACCATTAATGAGTGGCGGTTTGACCAATATGTCGACAACCGATAACTCGTTTTTTGAGATATTAAAGCGAAGTCAGGATGCACTTGACTTAGCGAAAGGCAATGGACGTAATCAGGTTGTAAGAATGCTAAGCCAATAA
- a CDS encoding Hsp20/alpha crystallin family protein, which translates to MDLAKWEPLTDIQSILDRTLSWPGVRIASPSSLDIGPRVDIFESDSQYQIKADVPGLQKQDITVSLSGNRLTIQGERTLEDRELRPRFHRLERAYGSFCRSFSLPDDVNTAEISATCEHGELTVTIAKHDVSQIEEDRPVPVN; encoded by the coding sequence ATGGACCTCGCAAAATGGGAGCCCCTTACCGACATTCAGTCCATCCTTGATCGAACCCTGAGTTGGCCTGGTGTCAGGATTGCTTCACCGAGTTCACTTGATATCGGCCCACGGGTTGATATCTTTGAAAGCGATTCTCAGTATCAAATCAAGGCTGATGTCCCCGGGCTTCAAAAGCAAGATATTACTGTCAGTCTTTCAGGTAATCGACTAACGATTCAGGGTGAGCGTACGCTCGAAGATCGTGAGCTTCGACCCCGCTTCCATCGTCTTGAGAGAGCCTATGGCAGTTTTTGCCGCAGCTTCTCTTTGCCAGACGATGTCAACACCGCTGAGATCTCGGCCACTTGTGAGCATGGCGAGCTAACGGTCACCATCGCTAAGCATGATGTCTCTCAAATCGAGGAGGACCGTCCGGTTCCAGTCAACTAG
- a CDS encoding RtcB family protein: MNEEQRQRFVKGPKGEWQQYQNWQWVLEPRDRMNVAIRFLGSEKRLRTFDESLIEEACEIAGLPGLMTPVVLMPNTHRRFGSLYGYVAAFRKGRESLIRPGAIEIDNAWGSRLLKTNLKRDVVEEEREKLAHVLETRIVEGLKNRGFENYGMDSIERLLRNGAHWITEQGIGYLEDLVRCEDLGRMQYADPGAISAQAKMAFKDRLSHIGNGNHHLEIQVIDQTFDLERLNALGLGEADVLVLIEAGSAGLSQKICREETVILGKDLWQPIESQHGKELLGSMHACLNAAAAYRQLLTHLVREAIGSIWPDSQITNIVDMSSNSYKREQHVIGHDSVDLWIWRRGAVHANGPSHYTENGEYESMGRPLILGGAMGSHTTILCGVDQSEELALSSAPYGAGADELAEQVGLARPIARLKPLFCLQG, encoded by the coding sequence ATGAATGAAGAACAGAGGCAGAGATTTGTGAAGGGACCAAAAGGAGAGTGGCAACAATATCAGAACTGGCAATGGGTCTTGGAACCAAGGGATAGGATGAATGTAGCTATTAGATTTCTGGGTTCTGAAAAACGATTAAGGACATTTGATGAGTCCCTAATAGAAGAAGCATGCGAGATTGCAGGTTTGCCAGGGCTAATGACACCTGTGGTGTTAATGCCCAACACGCATAGGAGGTTTGGTTCGCTCTATGGATATGTCGCAGCATTTAGAAAGGGAAGGGAATCACTCATTCGACCTGGTGCTATCGAAATTGATAATGCCTGGGGGAGTCGCCTTCTAAAAACAAATCTCAAACGTGATGTAGTGGAAGAAGAGAGGGAGAAATTAGCTCATGTACTAGAGACTAGAATCGTAGAAGGCCTGAAGAATCGAGGATTTGAGAACTATGGAATGGACTCGATCGAACGTCTATTGAGAAATGGGGCTCACTGGATAACAGAACAGGGAATTGGATACCTTGAAGATCTAGTAAGATGCGAAGATCTGGGAAGAATGCAATACGCCGATCCGGGGGCAATCTCGGCACAGGCAAAAATGGCATTTAAGGATCGACTCAGTCATATTGGCAATGGAAATCATCATCTAGAGATACAAGTGATAGATCAGACCTTTGATCTAGAACGGTTAAACGCATTAGGTTTAGGGGAAGCAGATGTACTCGTTTTGATTGAGGCCGGATCGGCAGGTCTGAGTCAAAAGATATGTCGCGAAGAAACAGTGATTCTCGGAAAAGACCTATGGCAGCCCATTGAGTCTCAACACGGCAAAGAACTACTTGGGTCAATGCATGCCTGTCTCAATGCTGCTGCAGCTTATCGACAGCTATTAACTCATCTCGTACGAGAAGCCATTGGGAGTATATGGCCTGATAGTCAAATCACAAATATTGTTGATATGTCCTCGAATAGCTACAAGCGAGAGCAACATGTCATTGGTCATGACAGCGTAGATCTATGGATTTGGCGTAGGGGTGCTGTACATGCCAATGGTCCATCGCACTACACAGAAAATGGGGAATACGAGTCAATGGGACGACCACTGATTCTCGGGGGAGCAATGGGCTCACATACAACCATTCTGTGTGGAGTCGATCAATCAGAAGAGCTCGCACTCTCCAGTGCACCATATGGAGCAGGGGCGGATGAATTGGCCGAGCAAGTAGGACTTGCACGGCCAATCGCTCGGCTAAAACCACTGTTTTGCCTTCAAGGCTAG
- a CDS encoding chlorophyll a/b-binding protein: MDMNKKINWGWTEQAERWNGRLAMLGFVIGLATELMTNQGVFQQIKSVFPFA, encoded by the coding sequence ATGGACATGAACAAGAAAATCAACTGGGGTTGGACCGAACAAGCTGAACGATGGAACGGGCGCTTGGCGATGCTGGGCTTTGTTATTGGATTAGCAACCGAGCTGATGACCAATCAAGGCGTGTTCCAACAAATCAAAAGCGTATTTCCCTTCGCCTAA
- a CDS encoding cation-transporting P-type ATPase, whose translation MKISDAESPWHAIDANKVWELVGSSIEGLSTQEATRRLQETGANVLPQPASPNLIHTLLRQLKSPLIAVLGVAAMLSAVVGDEKDALLISAVVAVNAVIGGLQEWKAHARCFALRQLIKVQAIVLRDRKKVELNSESLVIGDAIWLESGQVVPADVRLVDSHNLEIDESLLTGESGAVQKRAKGFIAAKTPLAERGTMAYAGTTVSRGRGLGVVVATGKTTEVGDLASDLQTVPPGKPPLVVRMDLFSKRVGVFVIISAAAVGWLSIAQGGTDLLTALKLAVALAVSAIPEGLPVALTVALSVASHRMAKQKVIVRRLPAVEGLGSCTLIASDKTGTLTYNQLSVQEVVLRGEPPIRLVLHQKEKRENPRQLERLLPIARCAVLCNEGEVYKKDDWWEGRGDPTDQALLIMGIELGVSKQKELLEQPQCNTIPFEPEQRYAASFHQRDDGEVMVAVKGAPERIIPMCQPEAQWGIEAAEELANRGLRVLALASGTTSKSALEETTPSEPGNLQLLGVIGLRDPLRRGAKEAIDQCHQAGIRVWIVTGDHPTTAGIVGKELGIIKNTLDVVTGAEIEAASPESLKRIVSRANVYARVSPHQKLLLVEQAQKAGEFVAVTGDGVNDAPALRAAQIGIAMGRAGTDVARDAADLILLDDGFPSIVDGIQQGRIAYDNVRKVIVLLVSCGAAEITVLALAVGFSLPLPLLPVQLLWLNLVTNGIQDVALAFEPEEGDVLKRRPRPPQEAVFNGLLIKRTALAAVVMGGVGFILFSELLKHGWGVEQARNALLLQMVMFETVQAGNSRLERKSVFQDQPWHSPVVVAGTAGGFALHVWMMNWGVGSAALGTGPLPVDLWLVISGLSLCPLVAVEIQKTLVRRKVL comes from the coding sequence ATGAAGATTAGCGACGCAGAAAGTCCCTGGCATGCCATCGATGCCAATAAGGTCTGGGAGTTAGTTGGATCAAGCATTGAGGGACTGAGTACTCAAGAAGCAACAAGACGGTTGCAGGAGACAGGAGCCAATGTCTTACCTCAACCTGCATCACCGAACCTTATACACACACTCTTACGACAGCTGAAGAGTCCGCTCATTGCTGTCCTTGGCGTGGCAGCCATGCTCTCTGCCGTCGTAGGAGATGAGAAAGATGCACTATTGATCAGTGCGGTGGTAGCCGTCAATGCAGTCATAGGTGGCTTGCAGGAATGGAAAGCACATGCTCGCTGCTTTGCACTACGCCAATTGATCAAAGTGCAAGCAATCGTCTTACGTGATCGAAAGAAGGTTGAACTCAATTCAGAAAGTCTTGTGATTGGTGATGCAATATGGCTCGAAAGCGGTCAAGTCGTTCCCGCCGATGTGAGGTTGGTCGATAGCCACAATCTTGAAATCGACGAATCGCTACTAACTGGTGAATCAGGAGCGGTACAAAAAAGGGCGAAAGGGTTCATAGCAGCGAAAACCCCCCTGGCTGAGCGGGGCACCATGGCCTATGCAGGGACAACAGTCAGTCGGGGGAGAGGACTTGGAGTCGTTGTAGCAACCGGTAAAACAACCGAGGTTGGAGACCTCGCATCAGATCTTCAAACCGTGCCACCAGGAAAACCACCTCTTGTGGTTCGCATGGATCTCTTCAGTAAGAGAGTTGGTGTATTCGTGATCATCTCTGCCGCTGCTGTTGGCTGGCTATCGATTGCTCAAGGGGGAACAGACCTTTTAACGGCATTAAAACTGGCAGTAGCTCTAGCGGTCTCCGCTATCCCTGAAGGATTACCGGTGGCATTAACGGTCGCCTTATCGGTAGCAAGCCATCGAATGGCAAAACAGAAGGTGATTGTCCGTCGACTTCCCGCCGTAGAAGGTCTTGGAAGTTGCACCCTAATTGCAAGTGATAAAACAGGAACACTGACCTACAATCAACTCTCAGTTCAAGAGGTAGTATTAAGGGGAGAGCCTCCAATTAGACTAGTTCTTCACCAGAAAGAAAAAAGAGAAAATCCCAGACAGCTGGAGAGATTACTTCCGATAGCTCGCTGCGCTGTACTCTGTAATGAGGGCGAGGTTTATAAAAAGGACGACTGGTGGGAAGGGCGTGGAGATCCGACTGATCAAGCATTGTTGATCATGGGAATTGAACTCGGTGTATCAAAGCAGAAGGAGTTGCTTGAGCAGCCGCAGTGCAACACAATTCCCTTCGAACCGGAGCAGCGTTATGCAGCAAGTTTTCACCAAAGAGATGATGGGGAAGTCATGGTGGCGGTCAAAGGAGCGCCTGAGAGAATCATCCCAATGTGTCAGCCAGAGGCACAGTGGGGAATTGAGGCAGCTGAAGAACTAGCGAATCGAGGACTACGAGTACTCGCCCTAGCTTCAGGAACCACCAGTAAGAGTGCCCTAGAAGAGACAACACCTTCTGAACCAGGGAACTTGCAGCTATTGGGTGTGATCGGATTAAGAGACCCCCTACGCAGAGGGGCAAAGGAAGCCATTGATCAATGCCACCAGGCCGGTATCAGAGTCTGGATCGTCACGGGAGATCACCCTACGACTGCAGGAATCGTTGGGAAGGAATTAGGGATCATCAAAAATACCCTTGATGTCGTCACTGGGGCTGAAATCGAGGCAGCCAGTCCAGAAAGCCTAAAAAGAATCGTCTCTCGAGCTAATGTTTATGCAAGGGTATCCCCACATCAAAAGCTCTTATTGGTTGAGCAAGCACAGAAAGCTGGTGAATTCGTTGCGGTAACGGGGGATGGTGTGAATGATGCTCCGGCCCTCCGTGCAGCTCAGATCGGCATCGCAATGGGACGTGCAGGAACAGACGTTGCGCGTGATGCGGCTGATTTGATCCTGCTTGATGATGGTTTTCCATCAATCGTAGATGGAATCCAACAAGGGCGAATTGCTTACGACAATGTTCGAAAGGTCATCGTCCTTCTTGTGTCTTGTGGCGCAGCAGAAATCACAGTACTCGCACTAGCCGTTGGATTCTCGCTCCCACTACCACTTCTTCCAGTTCAATTGCTATGGCTGAACCTCGTCACCAATGGGATCCAAGATGTTGCTCTTGCATTCGAACCGGAAGAGGGAGATGTGCTTAAACGAAGGCCCAGGCCGCCGCAGGAAGCGGTGTTTAATGGGCTGCTAATCAAACGCACTGCGCTTGCGGCTGTCGTTATGGGTGGAGTCGGATTTATTTTATTTTCTGAGTTACTGAAACACGGCTGGGGTGTGGAACAGGCGCGGAACGCATTACTGCTTCAGATGGTCATGTTTGAGACGGTGCAAGCCGGTAACAGCAGACTGGAAAGAAAGTCCGTCTTCCAGGATCAGCCCTGGCACTCACCGGTGGTCGTAGCGGGTACAGCCGGTGGCTTCGCACTCCACGTTTGGATGATGAACTGGGGTGTGGGGTCAGCAGCCCTCGGAACTGGGCCACTACCAGTCGATCTATGGCTTGTGATCAGCGGACTGAGCTTGTGCCCTTTGGTTGCGGTCGAGATCCAGAAGACATTGGTAAGGCGGAAGGTCCTTTAA
- a CDS encoding LuxR C-terminal-related transcriptional regulator, with the protein MKALFLHENTMCLALGSLLAEAWDFHVLELFTDTESAITWIEQEKPDLLISEWKSGDIDSKRSVDALIKTNPSGKIIFISTTREQRDIPAKLLPFIIGVVDKSKGWNELNEALRRWNAAQHVDKQIKAKINLEELSRLAPRELRLLCELGKGRVNKEIAQSLELSQNTVATYRKIIAQKLRISGSELVRVAVLARCLNLCD; encoded by the coding sequence TTGAAGGCACTGTTTCTCCACGAGAACACCATGTGCCTTGCGCTAGGGAGTCTTCTTGCTGAAGCATGGGACTTCCATGTGCTGGAACTGTTCACGGATACAGAATCCGCCATCACTTGGATCGAACAAGAAAAGCCAGACCTCCTAATCAGCGAGTGGAAATCAGGAGACATCGATTCGAAACGCTCAGTAGATGCACTCATTAAGACGAATCCATCGGGGAAAATCATTTTTATCAGCACAACTCGAGAACAACGAGACATTCCCGCCAAGCTTCTCCCTTTTATAATAGGGGTCGTTGACAAGTCAAAGGGATGGAATGAGCTGAACGAAGCACTTCGACGATGGAATGCAGCTCAACACGTAGACAAACAAATAAAAGCAAAGATTAATCTAGAAGAACTAAGTCGACTGGCTCCAAGAGAACTGCGCCTGTTATGTGAGCTAGGTAAAGGACGCGTCAACAAGGAGATCGCACAATCACTAGAACTTTCACAGAATACCGTAGCGACTTATCGCAAGATCATTGCTCAGAAGCTAAGGATTAGCGGATCTGAGCTGGTTCGTGTAGCCGTATTAGCGCGGTGCCTTAACTTATGTGATTAA
- a CDS encoding trehalose-6-phosphate synthase, translated as MQSTNVPMSIGESNNTNHCTRQQLQELLQNSFGDLPMLLVSNREPWIHSHCDNGWIEANRPASGLVTALEPFAEATGGTWIAHGSGNADRCTVDEKDAVNVPPDMPQYRLRRVWLSKAEVEDYYSNLSNRGLWPLCHVAFVAPLFEHHHWQVYREVNQRFAEVILEEAAGKPALVFIQDYHLSLVSRILREANPNLITVQFWHVPWPNREVLRTFPYADELIHGLLGNDLLGFQSKSHAHNFLDAADRLVEARVDLEQEQVSQNGHRTLVGSYPISIDFDYWNEVGASDEVDLSMKQWISELNLETDQLLIVGMERLDYTKGLMQRLHAIDRLLQLDPSLKGRLQVVQLLVSSRGTISEYRILRQEIEALTRQINRRWADGGWRPIQLKIEDRSLIDRVALLRLGRCCVVSSLHDGMNLVAKEFVASRSDGDGTLVLSRFTGSAQELTGALLVNPYSVEALAQSMQRALLMPERERRMRMTQMRKQVADQNIYQWGSSIVSDIQRVRQRKALKSDVSTLTV; from the coding sequence ATGCAGTCCACAAATGTGCCGATGAGTATCGGTGAATCAAATAATACCAATCACTGCACACGACAACAACTTCAGGAGTTACTACAGAACAGCTTCGGAGATCTCCCGATGTTGTTGGTCTCCAATCGAGAACCTTGGATCCATTCTCATTGCGACAATGGATGGATTGAAGCCAATCGCCCGGCCAGCGGCTTGGTTACCGCATTAGAGCCATTCGCTGAAGCAACGGGTGGGACGTGGATTGCCCATGGAAGCGGAAATGCCGATCGTTGCACAGTCGATGAAAAAGATGCCGTAAATGTTCCACCAGATATGCCTCAGTATCGCCTGCGGCGCGTATGGCTTAGCAAAGCTGAAGTCGAAGACTACTACTCAAATTTGTCTAACCGCGGATTATGGCCTCTTTGCCATGTTGCATTTGTAGCACCCTTGTTTGAGCATCACCACTGGCAAGTCTACCGAGAAGTTAATCAGCGTTTTGCTGAGGTGATTCTTGAAGAGGCCGCAGGAAAGCCAGCCTTGGTCTTTATACAGGACTATCACCTAAGCCTTGTCTCACGGATACTGCGTGAAGCAAATCCAAATCTAATTACCGTTCAGTTTTGGCACGTACCTTGGCCAAACCGAGAGGTGTTAAGAACATTTCCCTACGCCGATGAACTCATACATGGATTACTTGGGAATGATCTACTGGGATTCCAGAGCAAATCCCACGCGCATAACTTTCTTGATGCAGCTGACCGGCTAGTCGAAGCGCGGGTTGATCTAGAGCAAGAACAAGTCTCACAAAATGGGCATCGAACACTTGTTGGCAGCTACCCAATCAGTATCGACTTTGACTATTGGAATGAGGTTGGAGCAAGCGATGAGGTTGACTTAAGCATGAAGCAATGGATCAGTGAACTGAACCTAGAAACTGATCAGCTGTTGATTGTTGGCATGGAGCGACTGGATTACACAAAAGGCTTAATGCAAAGACTGCATGCTATTGATCGCCTTTTGCAACTTGATCCATCTCTAAAAGGGCGACTTCAAGTTGTCCAACTACTAGTTAGTTCACGTGGGACAATTAGTGAATATCGGATCCTTCGTCAAGAGATTGAAGCATTGACTAGGCAGATTAATCGACGCTGGGCAGACGGCGGCTGGAGGCCGATTCAGCTAAAGATTGAAGACCGAAGTTTGATCGATCGCGTTGCTCTACTGCGTTTGGGACGCTGTTGTGTCGTCAGCTCTCTGCACGACGGGATGAATCTGGTGGCAAAAGAGTTCGTTGCTTCTCGCTCTGATGGTGATGGAACTCTGGTACTCAGCAGATTCACTGGCAGCGCGCAGGAACTGACGGGTGCGCTACTGGTCAATCCCTATTCCGTAGAGGCCCTGGCTCAGAGCATGCAGCGGGCGCTTTTGATGCCAGAGCGAGAAAGGCGCATGCGCATGACTCAGATGAGAAAACAAGTGGCCGATCAGAATATCTATCAATGGGGCAGCTCGATTGTTTCTGACATCCAGCGAGTCAGGCAGCGCAAGGCTCTGAAGTCAGACGTAAGCACATTAACAGTTTAG